One genomic window of Pempheris klunzingeri isolate RE-2024b chromosome 12, fPemKlu1.hap1, whole genome shotgun sequence includes the following:
- the tomm20a gene encoding translocase of outer mitochondrial membrane 20, whose amino-acid sequence MISGRTSSVLAGVCGVLFIAYCIYFDRKRRSDPRFKEKLRERRRKQNVSKEKSGLARLPDLKDAEAVQKFFLEEIQLGEELLSQGEFQKGVDHLTNAIAVCGQPQQLLQVLQQTLPPPVFQMLLTKLPSISQRIVGSQNLSEDDVE is encoded by the exons ATGATAAGCGGTAGGACGAGCTCGGTACTCGCCGGCGTGTGTGGAGTCCTTTTCATTGCATATTGTATTTACTTCGACAGAAAGCGACGGAGTGACCCCCGCTTCAAGGAGAAGCTACGTGAAC GTAGAAGGAAGCAAAATGTTTCGAAGGAGAAGTCTGGACTTGCAAGG CTACCTGATTTGAAGGACGCGGAAGCCGTTCAGAAATTCTTCCTAGAGGAAATCCAGCTGGGAGAGGAGCTCCTGTCACAAG GTGAATTCCAGAAAGGCGTGGACCACCTGACCAACGCCATTGCGGTATGCGGTCAGCCTCAGCAGCTGCTTCAGGTGCTCCAGCAGACTCTGCCCCCTCCAGTCTTCCAAATGCTGCTCACCAAACTGCCCAGCATCAGCCAG cgGATCGTCGGCTCTCAGAATTTATCAGAAGATGACgttgaatga